The Bifidobacterium asteroides genomic interval CACGATCACATGCAGACGCCGCCATCGTTCGGGATCAGCCAGAGGCTCGTCACGGGTGTTGACCATAGGACGGGCACGGGTTGTGGCCGAGGAGACCCCTTCGTCCAGAAAATCGGCCCGCTGGCTGAGCTGGAACCCGTCTGGGCTCAGACGACCCGCCCCGGTGATCAGCTGTCGGGTGACCAGAAAGGGGACCAGGCAGGCTCCGATCATGTCCAGGGGGACTCGCCGGTCCAGCAAATAGTTCTCATGGCAGCCGAAGGCATGGCCTTGGGCATCCACATTGTTGGCAAAGAGGTGAACCTTCACCGGCCTGCCCAGGTCCTCCGCCAGGCCTTTCCCGGCGCGCTCCGCAAGGTCGGTCACGGTCCGCTCACCGGCCAGCACCTGGGTCAGGGCCGTCAGCGGATCGCGGGCCTCCGCCGTGGCATACTCCGGGTGGGAGCCCACGTCCAGGTAGAGTCGGGCGCCATTGGGCAGATAGATGTTGGTTGACCCGTGCTTCTCAATCAGAGGGCGGAACATGGCCATGGCAACCCGGCCGGCAGCGTAGGGTCCACTGGCGCCGGTCAGGCTCAGTCCGTATTCGGTCTCGATGCCGAATATCCTGCGAAAGTCCGATTCAGCCCCCTGCCCGTCCGCCATGGATCACTGGCCGCCCTTCTGGACAAAGCCCTGCACATACTCCTTGGCGTTGGTCTCCAGGGTGGTCTCGATGTCATCAAGGACCGCATCCAGGTCGGACTCAGCCGTCTGACCCTGTTTACGCGCCCCGGTCTGCGGCAGATTCTCTTCCTGCTCCTGCTGCTGCCCGGCTGCCACATGCCGTCCCTGCTGGGATGCCTCAGCCATGGTCGCCCTCCTTTCCGGCGCGGATCAGCGCCCGCTCAGATACGTGTTCAAATCCTCGGCGATAAGCCCGTTGGTGGCCACCACGTCGTTGCTGCCCTCCCAGCGCACGTGCCCGCCGTCCCAGCGCCAGAGGGTACCCTTGGCCTCCCGGACCACGACAGCCGCCGCAGAGACCGCAGGGATGTCCCAGGAGTGCAGGGCCGGTTCGAAGTAGGCATCGTAGCTGCCGTCCGCCACCCGGCACAGATCCAGCGAGACCGGACCCACGCGCTTGATGTCAGCAGGCTTGCCGGCCATGCGCGAGACGATCTGCAGGACCTTTTCGGACTCGTTGGGGAAGTAGGACATGCCGAAGCTGATCACTGACCCGTTCAGGGTGGTCATCGTGGAAGGAATGATCTTCTCCCGCTTGTCGCCCACAATGGTCCGTCGGATCCTGATGGCGCCCTGGCCCTTGGCGGCCAGATAGGTCAGGCCCAGGACCGGCGCGTGCACGATGCCCAGGACCGGTGAAGCGTGCCCCTTCTCGTCCACGGCGAAGAGGGAGATGGTCAGCGTCCATTCGGCCATGTTGCGCACATAGTTGACCGGACCGTCGATGTGGCCCAGGCACCAGTAACGGCCGCCTGGACGGCGATTGCCGGCCTCCTCCTCCCAGAAGCCGTCCATAGGATCCAGGGCAGCGATCTTGGTCCGGCAGTAACGGATCAGGCGCGTGTCAATGCCCGGCGAGAACTGGGTGCCCTGGCCGATGGCCGAGGTGGAGCGGGGGTCGTGGGGGTTGATCTGGTCCTGGAGGGCATGACGGCCAGCCTCCACAGCAATAGTGGCGGCCTGCATGGCCAAATCGCGCAATTCCATACTTCTCTTCTCTTTCAAACGGGTGGTCGAGACATTGCCGACCGTGATCCACCGGTGGTCGTCCGGTCGGATATCGGACTGTTTTCTGCGCTACCTGCAGTATATGTCGCGGTCATCCCGGCAGGAAGACCTTGTATGACCCAGCGGATCGGACAGATCCACGATCCTGGTTTGAGGCTCCCCCTCCGGTCCCTGCCCCTCAAGAATGACACGACTCCAGGAGACGGCTTTGACCGCATCAGGGCAGCGGTGCAGCAGCTGGGAACGGCACCAGGCACGAGTCTGCTCCGGCCCCTGGTCCATGGCCCTGGTGATCTGATCGGGATCAGCTAGTCGCTGGATAGATCCTTGCAGTCGCCATGGCAGGTCACGGCCGGGGTCCACCCGTGCCCAGGCCAGATCCAGCGCCGCCAGACGGGGATCCGACCAGTCGGGCATGGCACGGCGGCGGCGCAGTCGCTCCAAGAGCTGCCACTTGAGCAGCCATTCCAACCTGCCTGCCTGATCGTGCATGGCCAGACGAGCCTCCTCGTCGCCAGAACGCACGGCAGCCAGATCCGCGAGCACCTGGTCCCAGAGGTTCAGAACCCGGTCGTCGGCACAACCTGGCCGGTCGATACCCCTTCTGGCCTGGCGGGCCGCATCCAGCAATGCCTTTTGGATGGTCAGCGCATCGGCGAACCCCCCGTTTGCCAAGGCCAGCGGCTTGGTCAGAGCGACATCACGGGAAACCGTGTGCAGGGCTGACACCGGGTCATCCAGCGTCCAGCGATCCAGCAGTTCATCGACCTGACTGGTCGAATCATCCTCGGACTCCAAAAGCCCGAGCAGCAGATCGGTGGTCCCCAGCTTGAGAACCAGGGGCGCATCCAGCCGGTTGGCATCACCCACGATCACGTGGAGGCGGCGGCTGCCCGGCCCAGCATGGGACTCGTCCCGGGTATTGATGATCGGCCGCCCGAAGGTGGTCTGCAGTCCAATCCGGCTGGTCAGATAGTCGGCGCGCTGGCTGAGCTGGAAGCCGGCCTCCTCGCTCCTGGGCCCCAGGCCCACTCTGCCCGAGCCGGTGTAGATCTGGCGGGTGACGAAATGAATGGTCATCAGGGCCGCCACCCTGGCGAAGGGCACCGCCCTGTCCATCAGATAGTTCTCATGGGATCCCCAGGCGGCGCCCTTGCCGTCCACGTTGTTCTTGTAGAGAGCCAGACCTCCAGCCTTTTCCGCGGCCTGGGCCATCATCCGGTCACCCGCACGATCCTGCACCAGCGCATCGAAGGCATCCACCGTTTCCGCCGAAGCATACTCGGGGTGGGCATGATCCACGTAAATCCGAGCGCCGTTGGGAGCTGCCACATCGATCAGCCGGGCGCCGGGCGCATCAGTGAGCATGCTCGGAGCAGCAACGGAACGCGGCAGCCGACCTCCCCTGGCATCATTGACCGGATCCTCGCTCCCGTAGTCCCAGCGGATGTGCGCCAAGGCCGGCTGAGCAGCGGCCCTTACCAGACGCAGGGCCAGAGTGCGTGGATCAGCGCCGGGATCCTGGGGATCGGCAATGGCATACTCCGTCTCAGTGCCCATGACCCGCCCGGCATTCATGACCGCTCCCCTTGCCCGTCGACCGGGCGAACCTCCTGGACCTGCCCTGGGCGCAGTCCTGCCAGATCTGCCCAGCGGTCCGGGTCCTGGCCGCGGAGCTCCTCCAGAGTGTCCTCATACTGCCCACGGACCGCCCTGGTGCAGAGCTCGCGGTCCAGGCCCACCTGCCGGCCCTGTTCGATGGAGGCCTTGACCGCCATGGTCTTGACCCGATCAACCAGGTTATGCAGCATGGCGCCGGAGACCACAGACTCCAGGTAGAGCGGCTGCCAGCGGCCGGAGGCATCCATGACCCTGCCCAGCAAGTGGTCATCATCCCGAGCGAAGAGTCCATCGACCAGCACCTGGATCAGCTCCTCCGGCCCGGCATCATCCTCCATGGGCATATCGGAGCCCAGGTACTTGCCCAGAATGGCGGCCGACCTGGCCCTGTCGGGGCGATCGATGCGGATCTTGACATCGAGTCTCCCCGGGCGCAGAACCGCCGGGTCGATCATGTCGATGCGGTTGGAGGCGCCGATGACCATGACCTGGTCCAGGGACTCGACACCGTCCAGCTCGGTCAGGAACTGGGGGACAATGGTGGTCTCCACATCCGATGAGATGCCCGATCCCCGGGTGCGGAGCAGGGCATCCATCTCGTCGATGAAGACCACCACTGGTCCACCCTGGCCTGCAAGGCTGCGGGCCCGGGCGAACAGGCGGCGGATCAGCCGTTCCGACTCGCCCACGAACTTGTTGAGCACCTCGGGGCCCTTGACCGACAGGAAGACCCCGTGACCGTCGCTCTCCTGGGCCAGGGCGCGGGCCAAGGCCTTGGCGATCATGGTCTTGCCATTGCCGGGCGGACCGTAGAGCAGGACACCCTTGGGGGCCTGGAGCCCATAACGACGCATCAGATCGGCATGCTGGAAGGGCAGCTGGACCGCATCCCGGATCCGCTCGATCTGCCTGTCCAGGCCGCCAATATCCGAGAAGTCCACGTCAGGAGTCTCCTCCAGCAGCATGTCGGACTGATCCGACTCAGGCAGAACAGCCAGGGCCAGCGAACAGCTTTCATCCATGAGCAAGGCGCTGCCCGCCTCGATGGGCTGATCCTGCAGAGAGCCTGCACGCGCAGCGACGCGAGTCTGCCCGGAGGGGTCTTCCACCAACAGGGCACCGGATTCCAAGGTCTCCCGCAGCGTGCGGACCTGCCCAGTCACCGGCTGATCGCCCACACGCACCACCACCATATCGGCGTTGAGCAGAACCTCCTGGCCGGCCCTGATCCGTTCGGCGCGGATATTGGGCGCCAGGGGCACCACCATCCGACGCGAACCGTTCAGGATCAGCAGGCGGGCCTGCTGCACCCCCTGGCTGTCATAGGCGACGGAATCCACGCCCAAGGCCAGGGCAGCCGTCAAGGGCGGCTGAGCCAACTGGGCCAACTGGCTCTTGGCCTTGGACAGCTCTTTCGCAGCCCTGGTCAGCGCCGCAGCCAGGGCACGGTTGCGCCGATCCCCGGCCAGATCCTGGGCATTTGCATCCTCGGCCTGCTCCTTGTCGGCCTGGTCAGCATCATCAGACTGCATGGCTTTCCTCCTTCATTCGCCCCTGGAATCCCCGCATGGCCTGGACAGCCAGCCGGTGGAAGAATTCAGCTGCAGCGGGCCCCGTCTTCCAAGCGAGCGCCACGGGCCCAGTCCATGGCCTTCATGGCGCGCTTGCCGGCAGCCTTGACCATCTGCAGCTCCAGGGGCAGGGTCTTGGTGCCCACCCAGAGGTGGCGACGGTCCATGGCCAGCCGACCCGGTTCCAGGTGCCCCGGAAGACCTGGCTCATCCCCTCGGGCCGGTGCCGCCCTGAGCACGGTCAGTCCTGTCTGCTCGTCCTGCGGGTCATCGCCCCGCCGGTACAGACACCAGGCTCCCGGTTCCGGGCTGCAGGCCCGAACCTGCCGATCCAGGGCAAAGACGGGCACATCGAAACGCATGTGGGCATCCTGATGGGTGATTTTGGCGGCCACCTGATAGGCGCCCCGCGTCTGCTCCTTGGGTTGAATCCGACCCTCCGCAAGGGCCTCCAGGCTGGAAGCCAGCAGGTGGGATCCGTCCTCGGCCAGGCGATCCAGCAGCTCGCCCGATGTCTCGTGCGGCCCGATTTCCACCGTTGACTGGGCCAGGACGGGCCCCTCATCCATGCCGGCCGTCAGCCTGAAGACCGTGGCGCCAGTGATGGTATCCCCGGCCCAGATGGCCCGTTGGACCGGAGCTGCCCCCCGCCACTGCGGCAGCAGGGAAAAGTGCAGGTTGTACCATCCACCATCAAAGGCGTCCAGGACCGGCTGACGCAGGATCCGTCCGTAGGCCACGACGGCCGCACAGCTGGCGCCTGTATCCTGCAGCCGCGCCGGAAAATCCGGATCGGATGGATTGTTCTCAAGAACGGGGATCCCCAGCCTGAGGGCCTCGGCCTTGACCGGACTGGGATGCAGATGCCTTCCACGCCCCTGGGGGGCGTCGGGTCTGGTGAGCACGGCAGCAACCCGGAAATGCTCCTGATCGGCCGCCAGCAGTCTCAGCGATGGCAAGGCGACCTGGGGTGTGCCTGCAAACAGCAATGTCATGGCCATATCGGCAATCTCCTTTTCATCTGACGGCTTCGGACCTCTGCACGTTCACTGCACCTGAGGAATGTTCACCCCGGCCTCGATCAGGGCGGTGCGCAGCCCGTAGGGGTCGCTGAATCGCAGGCTGCGGATGCCGGCCTTGTTGGCGCCGACTACATTCATACCCTTGTCATCCACGAAGAGGGTCCTGCCAGCCTGGATTCCGAACCGATCCAGGGCGTACCGGTAGATGGCCGGGTCAGGCTTGCGCATGTGGATGGGCCCGGAGACCACCACCCCGTCCAGCCTATGCAGGAAGGAGTCGCCGTCCCAGGCGTGATGGAAGAGCTCGGCACCCCAGTTGGTCAACCCCCAGACACCCAGGCCTGCCGCCTTCAGATCCTCCACCAGCATGCGGGCACCAGGCACCGGGCCGGCCAGCGAATCGACGAAGTGGTCACAGTAGTAGGCGAACATGGCATCCCAGGGGGATCCGCAGTTGGCGGCCACCCAGTCACGGGCCTGGGCGCAGGTGGCTCCGCCGTCCATCATGTCGTTGGCCCGGTAAAAGCCGGAACGGCTGTCATCCAGCATGGATTCGATGCTCTTGCGCCCGTACCGGGCCACCATGGCCATCTCGGGCTGCCAACGAATCAGGACGTTGCCGAAGTCGAAGATGACCTGTTCAATGGGCTGACCCTGGCACTGAGCTGCTTCCTGCTCAGACTGGATCACATCTGCTTCAATCTGGACTTCGCCCGGCCAGCCCTTCATGGCTCTCCGCCTTTCCCGAATTCGTTCATCTGCGCCTCTGCCTGCGCCCCCTCATGAAACCACGCCGCATAGACCCTGCAGATATTTGCTTGGAGCGACAATCAGGTCAGATCCTTGGGATCCATCCGGAAGCGCAACTCCCCTCGCCCGCGGCCGGCCACGTACCTGGCCTGAGCCTGCTTGAGATCGTCAGCCAGCTTATCCCTGGAGCTGATGGGTACCCGAACCAGAGCTTGGACCCTATCCTGGGTTCCCTCCAAATAGCCGGCTTTCAGTGTGGATGGCGCCGGTATGGGCACAGGCCCAAGCAGGGCAGGAACAGACTCAGGACCGGCATCGGTTACTGCCTCCTGACCCGGTGCAATCCCGACGGCGTCCAGCATCGAGACGACGGCCTCCCTTTCACCCCATATTGCAGCCATACCGACCGCAGGGGGCATGGCCGTCAGCCGACGATCCTGCAGATCGGCAGCGGCCAGTACCGGCCCCTGCCAGGTCATCAGCGCCTGGGCCAGCTGGGGATCGCATTCCCCCAGCAGGAGCACCTGACCTCCCTGGGCCCGGGAGCGGCAGAAGGAGGCCACGCGCATCCAGGCTCCCAGGGTGTCCATACGCGCATCGACGCCAGGGGCATACAGGCTGGTCCAGGCGTCCAGAATGGCCACGGCCCGGTATCCCCGTGACAGCCGGGGCAGATCCGAATCGCCAGTGTCCTTATTGCTGCCATCCATGCTCGAGGCGACCACTCTGGGCTCGGCGCCTGGTGTGGCGATGACCAGACTGGGGCGATCCTGTACACGCTCGACCACCCCGCGAGGCTGGCTGGGCGAAGAGATGACGATGGGCACATTCCTGAAGAGCATGCGCAGCTCCTGGGCCGTCCCAGCGGCGCCTACCCTGACCACCCGAAGCCGTGAACCCCCGCAATCCGGACAGAACCAGTCCGTAGCCGCTGCCCCGCACCAGGCGCATCGGGGCGCACCAGGCCGCCGTGCCCGCAGGGGCCCAGTGCAGCGGGGGCAACGAGCCTGATGATGACAGCGAGCGCAACTCAGGCTTTCGAAGATGCCGTCCTGCGGTATGGACAGCAGAACCGGACCACGCTCCAAGGCCTTGTTGATAACGGCGACTGCGGTATGGGGAACCCGGGCGCCGATGGTCGGGTCGGCCAGATGGCTCAGCTCCTCCCGGTTCAGCCAGCGGATCCAAGGCAGCAGAGTGGTCACCACAGGCCGGTCAAGCGTCAGGGCAGTGCCTGGACCGGTCACGCCAGAGTCCGCTTCGGTGGCCTCGGGCAGACTCTCCCAGTGGGAACGCACACTTCTGGCACGGGCCATGGCCAGGAAGACGCCGCCGTGGGCACGCGCCCGCA includes:
- the arc gene encoding proteasome ATPase; the protein is MQSDDADQADKEQAEDANAQDLAGDRRNRALAAALTRAAKELSKAKSQLAQLAQPPLTAALALGVDSVAYDSQGVQQARLLILNGSRRMVVPLAPNIRAERIRAGQEVLLNADMVVVRVGDQPVTGQVRTLRETLESGALLVEDPSGQTRVAARAGSLQDQPIEAGSALLMDESCSLALAVLPESDQSDMLLEETPDVDFSDIGGLDRQIERIRDAVQLPFQHADLMRRYGLQAPKGVLLYGPPGNGKTMIAKALARALAQESDGHGVFLSVKGPEVLNKFVGESERLIRRLFARARSLAGQGGPVVVFIDEMDALLRTRGSGISSDVETTIVPQFLTELDGVESLDQVMVIGASNRIDMIDPAVLRPGRLDVKIRIDRPDRARSAAILGKYLGSDMPMEDDAGPEELIQVLVDGLFARDDDHLLGRVMDASGRWQPLYLESVVSGAMLHNLVDRVKTMAVKASIEQGRQVGLDRELCTRAVRGQYEDTLEELRGQDPDRWADLAGLRPGQVQEVRPVDGQGERS
- a CDS encoding primosomal protein N' — protein: MDSQDVSQPALEGLAPRRRSSSSRKKPPRRPADELPVARVVLDVQATHLGGTFDYLVDADQDEHAQPGCLVRVRFGARRVNGIIWERVADSQVPRASLRYLERVVLDRSLISSSLRADITAIARAYGGTEANILRLALPPRVARIDKEQQLVPGQPRLASDPAWVAGLAQRQKDLKQRLDPGYRGLEKLDNSLEDDDFGSFLTDILPGMDQAALLAARVLIGALLAGRSAVMVLPGTRQVTHLSAVLQQLGLRPFGPSVAAGPGQQEAHGWSGDFAILDSGMAPAERYRAYLALASGQVRCAIGLRAAMYAPVEGPALFALMDDASYQYADGMMPYANARGVLRLRARAHGGVFLAMARARSVRSHWESLPEATEADSGVTGPGTALTLDRPVVTTLLPWIRWLNREELSHLADPTIGARVPHTAVAVINKALERGPVLLSIPQDGIFESLSCARCHHQARCPRCTGPLRARRPGAPRCAWCGAAATDWFCPDCGGSRLRVVRVGAAGTAQELRMLFRNVPIVISSPSQPRGVVERVQDRPSLVIATPGAEPRVVASSMDGSNKDTGDSDLPRLSRGYRAVAILDAWTSLYAPGVDARMDTLGAWMRVASFCRSRAQGGQVLLLGECDPQLAQALMTWQGPVLAAADLQDRRLTAMPPAVGMAAIWGEREAVVSMLDAVGIAPGQEAVTDAGPESVPALLGPVPIPAPSTLKAGYLEGTQDRVQALVRVPISSRDKLADDLKQAQARYVAGRGRGELRFRMDPKDLT
- a CDS encoding ubiquitin-like protein Pup encodes the protein MAEASQQGRHVAAGQQQEQEENLPQTGARKQGQTAESDLDAVLDDIETTLETNAKEYVQGFVQKGGQ
- the dop gene encoding depupylase/deamidase Dop, which codes for MNAGRVMGTETEYAIADPQDPGADPRTLALRLVRAAAQPALAHIRWDYGSEDPVNDARGGRLPRSVAAPSMLTDAPGARLIDVAAPNGARIYVDHAHPEYASAETVDAFDALVQDRAGDRMMAQAAEKAGGLALYKNNVDGKGAAWGSHENYLMDRAVPFARVAALMTIHFVTRQIYTGSGRVGLGPRSEEAGFQLSQRADYLTSRIGLQTTFGRPIINTRDESHAGPGSRRLHVIVGDANRLDAPLVLKLGTTDLLLGLLESEDDSTSQVDELLDRWTLDDPVSALHTVSRDVALTKPLALANGGFADALTIQKALLDAARQARRGIDRPGCADDRVLNLWDQVLADLAAVRSGDEEARLAMHDQAGRLEWLLKWQLLERLRRRRAMPDWSDPRLAALDLAWARVDPGRDLPWRLQGSIQRLADPDQITRAMDQGPEQTRAWCRSQLLHRCPDAVKAVSWSRVILEGQGPEGEPQTRIVDLSDPLGHTRSSCRDDRDIYCR
- the fmt gene encoding methionyl-tRNA formyltransferase produces the protein MAMTLLFAGTPQVALPSLRLLAADQEHFRVAAVLTRPDAPQGRGRHLHPSPVKAEALRLGIPVLENNPSDPDFPARLQDTGASCAAVVAYGRILRQPVLDAFDGGWYNLHFSLLPQWRGAAPVQRAIWAGDTITGATVFRLTAGMDEGPVLAQSTVEIGPHETSGELLDRLAEDGSHLLASSLEALAEGRIQPKEQTRGAYQVAAKITHQDAHMRFDVPVFALDRQVRACSPEPGAWCLYRRGDDPQDEQTGLTVLRAAPARGDEPGLPGHLEPGRLAMDRRHLWVGTKTLPLELQMVKAAGKRAMKAMDWARGARLEDGARCS
- a CDS encoding inositol monophosphatase family protein encodes the protein MELRDLAMQAATIAVEAGRHALQDQINPHDPRSTSAIGQGTQFSPGIDTRLIRYCRTKIAALDPMDGFWEEEAGNRRPGGRYWCLGHIDGPVNYVRNMAEWTLTISLFAVDEKGHASPVLGIVHAPVLGLTYLAAKGQGAIRIRRTIVGDKREKIIPSTMTTLNGSVISFGMSYFPNESEKVLQIVSRMAGKPADIKRVGPVSLDLCRVADGSYDAYFEPALHSWDIPAVSAAAVVVREAKGTLWRWDGGHVRWEGSNDVVATNGLIAEDLNTYLSGR
- a CDS encoding HAD family hydrolase yields the protein MKGWPGEVQIEADVIQSEQEAAQCQGQPIEQVIFDFGNVLIRWQPEMAMVARYGRKSIESMLDDSRSGFYRANDMMDGGATCAQARDWVAANCGSPWDAMFAYYCDHFVDSLAGPVPGARMLVEDLKAAGLGVWGLTNWGAELFHHAWDGDSFLHRLDGVVVSGPIHMRKPDPAIYRYALDRFGIQAGRTLFVDDKGMNVVGANKAGIRSLRFSDPYGLRTALIEAGVNIPQVQ